A window of Ignavibacterium sp. contains these coding sequences:
- a CDS encoding PorV/PorQ family protein, with translation MNKKIISLILIIAASALIIPQSKVGTTAANFLTIPVGPRATAMGGAFSAVANDATTSFWNPSGLSRMNRSEFTVTTAEWLVNTRLNWIGLAFKFDDDNAVGVSINQLDYGEEEITTPDQPDGTGQKWSANDLAVSLSYSRNLTDRFSIGGTVKYITQKIWNESASAFALDIGLLFYTELDGLRLGANISNFGTEMKLDGKDLKRPIDVDPSNAGNNPNIAGSLDTDSWPLPLVFTVGLAYDLNFFEQWKVTLTSDAVIPNNQSTHTNVGVEVGWNNMLFLRGGYYGLFKDKNDKLFSSQSSDGLTAGVGVQYDFGDFFAKFDYSYSNLGIFNEVSRFSLSVGL, from the coding sequence AATAATTCCACAATCGAAAGTTGGAACTACTGCTGCAAACTTTTTAACAATTCCTGTTGGACCAAGAGCTACTGCAATGGGAGGAGCTTTCTCTGCAGTTGCTAATGATGCTACAACTTCATTCTGGAATCCCTCAGGTTTATCACGAATGAACAGAAGTGAGTTTACCGTAACCACTGCTGAATGGCTTGTTAATACAAGACTTAACTGGATTGGGCTTGCATTCAAATTCGATGATGATAATGCCGTGGGTGTAAGTATAAACCAACTTGATTATGGTGAAGAAGAGATAACCACACCTGACCAACCAGATGGCACTGGTCAGAAATGGTCAGCAAATGATCTTGCAGTGAGTTTATCTTATTCACGCAATTTAACAGACAGATTTTCAATCGGTGGAACCGTAAAATACATAACTCAGAAAATCTGGAACGAAAGTGCTTCTGCATTTGCTCTCGATATTGGTTTACTGTTCTACACAGAACTTGATGGATTAAGATTAGGTGCAAACATTTCTAATTTCGGAACCGAAATGAAACTTGATGGAAAAGATTTGAAGAGACCAATAGATGTTGATCCTTCAAATGCCGGTAACAATCCGAATATTGCAGGTTCTCTTGATACAGATAGTTGGCCTCTTCCGTTAGTTTTTACAGTCGGGCTTGCTTATGATTTGAATTTTTTTGAACAGTGGAAAGTTACTTTAACATCTGATGCTGTGATTCCTAATAACCAATCAACACACACAAATGTTGGTGTTGAAGTTGGTTGGAACAATATGTTATTTTTGCGCGGTGGCTATTATGGTTTGTTCAAAGATAAGAACGACAAATTATTTTCTTCCCAAAGTTCTGATGGTCTGACTGCAGGTGTAGGTGTTCAATATGACTTTGGGGATTTTTTTGCTAAGTTTGATTACAGCTATTCAAATCTCGGAATTTTTAATGAAGTGTCAAGATTCTCTTTAAGTGTTGGTCTATAA
- a CDS encoding T9SS type A sorting domain-containing protein: MKKLVITALMLFTTFSFAQTIPVTFNVDMGVAAFKGQFNPSTDQVVIRGDFQADAGDPGGNWQGNLFAMSDTDGDTIYTLTVDFPNSTNGNNYEFKFVIAPDGWEGSPNRTFTVQAPGVVLPTYWFNNDSLYRTAVTNTFNFTADISGILGIGLGGAFDPNSDSLLVMGMTWSGNGTVLNEGNRRLFNTDPFNPGIYTTSLDVAGFLGANEEWKFKAYPDNRFANTGWEDRPNRVVTFEADGTTQDLGVIVPEIFPLLAPLSSDVNVQITVDMTGAVNFYNNEPVPIDQIEFVGMRGGADFLGSWNSGGCWCADDTTTGQMKVLQRIPQTNKWTITVTAPAGTNAGNYAYKFGVMYPGADTVNGGSNPLDNEAGFGQNHRLFLFQAPGGLIVINNRFGDFTSSVDQISDVVPATYVLEQNYPNPFNPVTTIRYSLPKEGLVSLKVYNILGQEVVTLVNQEQTAGTYEVKFGAPNMASGMYFYTLEANGVSLTRKMMLVK; encoded by the coding sequence ATGAAAAAACTAGTGATTACTGCTTTGATGCTTTTCACTACATTCAGCTTCGCTCAGACAATTCCTGTTACATTTAATGTTGATATGGGCGTAGCTGCTTTCAAGGGTCAATTTAACCCATCTACTGATCAGGTTGTGATCAGAGGAGATTTCCAGGCTGACGCTGGTGACCCAGGCGGCAACTGGCAAGGAAACTTATTTGCTATGAGTGATACAGATGGTGATACCATCTACACTCTTACAGTTGATTTCCCGAATTCCACCAATGGTAATAATTATGAATTTAAATTCGTAATCGCTCCTGATGGTTGGGAAGGTTCACCGAACAGAACTTTTACTGTTCAAGCACCTGGCGTTGTTCTACCTACTTATTGGTTTAACAATGATAGCTTGTACAGAACAGCTGTAACAAATACTTTTAATTTCACTGCAGATATAAGTGGAATTCTCGGTATTGGTCTTGGTGGTGCTTTTGATCCAAACTCCGACTCACTGCTTGTTATGGGAATGACCTGGTCAGGCAATGGAACTGTACTTAATGAAGGTAACAGAAGACTCTTTAATACAGATCCATTCAACCCGGGAATTTATACAACAAGTTTAGATGTTGCAGGTTTCCTTGGTGCAAATGAGGAATGGAAATTTAAAGCTTATCCTGATAACAGATTTGCAAATACTGGATGGGAAGACAGACCAAACAGAGTAGTTACTTTTGAAGCTGATGGTACTACTCAGGATCTTGGTGTTATTGTTCCTGAAATTTTCCCACTTCTTGCACCATTGAGTTCTGATGTCAATGTTCAGATTACTGTTGATATGACAGGAGCTGTTAACTTTTACAACAATGAACCTGTTCCAATTGATCAGATTGAATTCGTAGGTATGCGTGGCGGTGCAGACTTCTTAGGAAGCTGGAACTCAGGTGGCTGCTGGTGTGCAGATGATACTACTACAGGACAGATGAAAGTTCTTCAGAGAATTCCTCAAACAAACAAATGGACTATAACAGTTACTGCTCCAGCTGGAACAAATGCCGGAAATTATGCTTATAAATTTGGTGTTATGTATCCTGGTGCTGATACTGTTAATGGTGGTTCAAATCCACTTGATAATGAAGCTGGATTCGGTCAGAACCACAGATTATTCTTATTCCAGGCACCTGGTGGATTAATTGTTATCAATAATCGTTTTGGTGATTTCACTTCTTCAGTTGATCAGATTAGTGATGTTGTTCCGGCAACTTATGTTCTTGAGCAAAACTATCCTAATCCATTCAACCCTGTAACAACAATCAGATATAGTTTGCCTAAAGAAGGTCTTGTTTCGCTAAAAGTTTATAATATCCTGGGTCAGGAAGTTGTAACTTTGGTTAATCAGGAGCAAACTGCGGGCACTTACGAAGTAAAATTCGGTGCGCCAAATATGGCAAGCGGAATGTACTTCTATACTTTGGAAGCTAATGGTGTTTCTTTAACACGTAAAATGATGCTAGTGAAGTAG